In Besnoitia besnoiti strain Bb-Ger1 chromosome IX, whole genome shotgun sequence, a single genomic region encodes these proteins:
- a CDS encoding phospholipase, patatin family protein (encoded by transcript BESB_012510), whose translation METSYEGLSPSSLLASSPASAAASTCSEPDHVATPAGLRLASIAVPYASVASSASPRVEAALETSRGVLLQVGFLPPPRRPSSALAAAIRSLPPSSSAYPLADFSQGCVGSLEPRSLFSPRRYASAPLRLASSPSLARPHPHHAGPWRPRAARASPRGDSGEAAAGDSEAGARLLDDESDWCDSLAGVESATPGLGRSPSLSSVEMRVGDAQSEAASSGDAGERHAPSLASDQPLVFPRGAAPPSGAWLRAPGGRAERAAGRRKGETRKEAPARGRRRRELSQRLLLFDGMLSEFRQEVVLAVPGYYAICVTNKNKTSWDSLYLGIARMRVVCEYALSPPSPASTAAAWAAVSPPASAHTQASASWESHVQPEEEKLAFCGRGGGDATPKRDGASEYTLHVPGAGEAAGRALEGDWSSCSLASKADTVPSSCPEAGREMWSSGRRCRARLEAAERDRQRSDAVLVRHSQVAPPTQMITVSSADTPSNESAANPFNPFSDADSASEDNGVPEPRQHTAHEHSACAGGYTASAPSPSAPLLEYGGEQLRDASFSPFFADLQAEDEEDLAARRPDVDSPRARTASDAGLEAQKKGRTDSHAVSLSRPNEAEGRRGRSETGREAEERREEKPEDGEIEREPDPEGTSCGSGREKAEVGRQQVVGEEGDRICASHQDDGDARETNGQHDESGCAGEVEQQGIESPAERDAAANHAEEEDRARAAIELAGQRSNRGEASGAETLPSKSGWLREEPRGSLSSRERDAEEPLHEAGVRFASAAQHGTANPGSESGALVSPLSASLSPCLDARKSQVAVVREYAYGAEEGVYRSFAHGRTSLPLGACQQQLILQEKGRVFVPLQNVRFAFVCAQGVGCRLRLDVHTAMALGMRLKAAVAIVFCGTPTKIPRNPNVPFELGRCMMLTFDGGGVLTYATLLILRRLERELRFHLKDASIQIASCFDVLAGSGFGGLLALGFLRGVTVSEMLRTWSGEGDEGGGERGDFLQTLMREGHMRSRVQQLLVERLGGDFLNTFSSRPYCLVTAADVLKQPHEVFILRSYEHTHPALDAHAYRGTTRVPLWVAGWATCADGTHIKTMAKGDLPHLGYHLEPAVQLEQRTPSATNPTLLALEEMSRLASKPLARFIQEDLQLLLSVGTGHAATEDSGARRRGERRRGAEKTADILANALAKKHHVHREVLHWLADTQNMYYRLNPPQLSDCSLYCMDSRQRDYIRATTESYLTDDKFFRRQGDFTFSRISGSG comes from the exons ATGGAGACTTCGTATGAAGGCTTatcgccgtcgtcgctgctcgcgtcatcgcctgcgtctgctgcagcgtcaACTTGCAGCGAGCCTGATCACGTAGCGACTCCCGCCGgtctgcgtctcgcttctATCGCTGTTCCGTACGCCTCTGTTGCCTCGAGTGCTTCACCGCGCGTCGAAGCTGCTCTAGAAACCTCTCGCGGCGTGCTCCTTCAGGTcggctttcttcctcctccgcgccgtccgtcgtcggcgctggcggccgccaTCCGCTCGTTGCCACCATCCTCGTCTGCGTATCCACTTGCGGACTTTTCACAGGGCTGCGTTGGCTCGCTCGAgcctcgcagcctcttctcgcctcgtcgctacgcgtctgcgccgctgcgcctcgcttcgtctccctcgctggcgcgcccgcaTCCCCACCACGCGGGTCCATGGAGGCcacgagccgcgcgagcctcgccccgcggagacagcggggaggcagccgcgggcgacagTGAGGCTGGAGCGCGGTTATTGGATGACGAGAGCGACTGGTGCGATTCGCTAGCCGGGGTTGAGAGCGCCACCCCGGGTCTGGgtcgctctccctctctctcttcagtGGAAATGCGAGTCGGCGATGCACAGAGTGAagccgcgagcagcggagacgcaggcgaacggCATGCGCCGTCTCTTGCGAGCGACCAGCCCCTTGTCTTCCCGCGTGGAGCCGCACCGCCTTccggcgcgtggctgcgggCACCGGGCGGTCGCGCCGAACGggcggcagggcggcggaaaggcgaAACTCGAAAAGAGGcccccgcccgcggcaggcgtcgccgcgagctctCACAACGACTGCTTCTCTTTGACGGCATGCTGAGCGAATTCAGGCAGGAAGTTGTCCTCGCTGTTCCCGGCTACTACGCGATATGCGTCACAAACAAAAACAAA ACCTCGTGGGACAGCCTTTATTTGGGGATAGCCCGgatgcgcgtcgtctgcgaatacgcgctttcgccgccctcaccggcgtcgacggcggcagcctggGCGGCGGTGTCGCCGCCTGCcagcgcacacacgcaggcgagcgccagTTGGGAGTCACACGTGCAGcccgaagaagagaaactTGCGTTTTgtgggcgaggaggaggagacgcaacTCCGAAACGCGATGGCGCGAGTGAATACACACTACACGTTCCTGGGGCAGGTGAAGCGGCTGGGCGCGCTCTGGAGGGCGACTGGTCATCTTGCTCGTTGGCATCAAAAGCCGATACAGTGCCGTCTTCGTGTCCGGAGGCGGGACGTGAAATGTGGAGTAGtggcagacgctgcagagcacgtctggaggcggcggagcgagacagacagaggTCCGATGCCGTCCTCGTGCGTCACAGTCAGGTGGCGCCACCGACGCAGATGATCACTGTCAGCTCTGCAGACACCCCAAGCAACGAGAGCGCGGCAAACCCTTTCAACCCCTTCAGTGATGCTGATTCAGCGAGCGAAGACAACGGCGTACCCGAGCCTCGACAACATACTGCGCATGAGCACTCTGCCTGTGCAGGAGGCTACACAGCTTCCGCCccgtctccttcggcgccccTCCTGGAATACGGGGgtgagcagctgcgcgacgcctctttctctcctttctttGCCGATCTAcaggcagaagacgaagaggacttggctgcgcggcggccggaTGTGGACTCGCCTCGGGCGCGAACTGCCTCAGACGCTGGGCTCGAAGCTCAGAAGAAAGGAAGAACGGATTCCCATGCGGTGTCGCTCTCGCGACCAAACGAGGcagaagggcggcgcgggcgctctGAGACAgggcgcgaagcggaggagcgacgcgaagaaaagccagaagacggcgagatCGAGCGCGAGCCGGATCCAGAGGGGACTTCGTGCGGATCCGGTAGGGAAAAAGCAGAGGTCGGCCGTCAGCAAGTCgtcggcgaagagggcgatCGGATCTGCGCTTCGCACCAGGACGACGGGGACGCCCGCGAAACGAATGGACAGCACGACGAAAGCGGATGCGCAGGAGAGGTGGAACAGCAAGGCATCGAATCACCTGCAGAGCGGGATGCGGCCGCCAAtcacgcagaagaggaggatcgagcgcgagcggcaaTCGAGCTCGCTGGGCAACGTTCGAATCGGGGGGAAGCCTCAGGCGCCGAGACGCTCCCGAGCAAGTCTGGTTGGCTGCGCGAAGAGCCGAGAGGAAGCCTCTCCAGCCGAGAGCGGGATGCAGAGGAGCCGCTGCACGAAGCAGGCGTGAGGTTTGCGTCCGCGGCACAGCACGGCACAGCGAACCCGGGATCTGAATCTGGCGCGctcgtctcgcctctctccgcgtcgctctcgccttgTCTCGACGCACGAAAGAGTCAGGTCGCCGTTGTGCGTGAGTATGCGtacggcgcggaggaaggcgtctATCGGAGCTTCGCGCACGGCCGGACGTCCCTGCCTCTTGGGGCGTgtcagcagcagctgatTCTGCAGGAGAAGGGTCGCGTGTTTGTCCCTCTGCAGAATGTGCGATTCGCCTTTGTGTGCGCCCAGGGCGTGGGATGCCGCCTGAGGCTCGACGTCCACACGGCGATGGCGCTCGGCATGCGCTTGAAGGCCGCGGTCGCCATCGTCTTCTGTGGAACACCCACGAAGATCCCTCGCAACCCTAACGTGCCTTTCGAACTTGGAAG ATGCATGATGCTCACattcgacggcggcggcgtgctcACTTACGCCACGCTCCTGATTCTCCGTCGCCTTGAGAGGGAGCTGCGCTTCCACCTGAAGGACGCGTCGATTCAGATCGCCTCTTGCTTCGATGTGCTGGCAGGGAGCGGATTCG GagggctgctggcgctgggGTTCCTGCGCGGCGTGACGGTCTCAGAAATGCTGCGAACGTGGagtggagagggagacgagggcgggggcgagcgcggagatTTTCTGCAGACTTTGATGCGCGAAG GCCACatgcgcagccgcgtgcagcagctcctggTGGAGCGCTTGGGGGGAGATTTCCTCAACACGTTTTCATCGAGACCTTATTG CTTGGTCACGGCGGCGGACGTGCTGAAGCAGCCGCACGAAGTGTTCATCCTGCGAAGCTACGAGCACACCCATCCAG CTTTGGATGCGCACGCATATCGCGGAACGACGCGCGTCCCGCTCTGGGTGGCGGGCTGGGCGACGTGTGCAGATGGAACGCACATCAA AACGATGGCGAAGGGTGACCTTCCCCACCTTGGCTACCACCTTGAACCGGCCGTCCAGCTGGAGCAGAGGACGCCGTCTGCGACCAACCCCACGCTGCTTGCGCTCGAGGAGATGTCGCGGCTTGCCAGCAAGCCGCTTGCCCGTTTCATTCAG GAAGACCTTCAGCTTCTCTTGTCTGTGGGAACGGGGCatgcggcgacggaggactCTGGCgcaaggcgccgaggcgaaagacgccgcggagcc GAAAAGACTGCAGACATTCTGGCCAACGCGCTGGCGAAGAAGCATCACGTTCACCGAGAGGTTCTGCACTGGCTCGCCGACACCCAAAACATGTACTACAG GTTGAACCCTCCACAGCTGTCGGATTGCAGTCTCTATTGCATGGACAGTCGGCAGCGCGACTACATTCGCGCAACGACGGAGAGTTATTTGACCGACGACAAGTTTTTTCGACGTCAAGGCGATTTCACGTTTTCTCGCATATCGGGTTCTGGCTGA
- a CDS encoding hypothetical protein (encoded by transcript BESB_012520): MATEESRTARKQKARSRGQSQSRKLLSPAAREDPESQRGDGRGEGRRNEVDCGDVEHASGRAEGRLWKEGENDTEQDTEETARPPATILHVPASPERATTRERASPHTGARGCSPPTGRSAGKEAMRRLHNQIVQEAKCRDLSKLKQLQSALRIRRWCVQETRSRESRKRKAGRGGRRMEFAASATSGAAIGSQNGAQRCSRGSQRRGRHRGRRRRRRAFGRREQKTEETVKREAGDQLTQLDSRDRREGQNTRKEGICGRRWAIANAEVAEAARSCCELWPQVSGNKQAARQITWSCSVGLRVCAAKDSQFELSFLSVVF; this comes from the coding sequence ATGGCGACGGAGGAAAGCAGGACCGCAAGAAagcagaaagcgaggagCAGGGGACAGTCACAGTCCAGAAAACTGCTAAGTCCTGCAGCGCGGGAAGATCCCGAAAGCCAGCGCGGAGAtggacgcggcgaaggccggcgcAACGAAGTCGACTGCGGCGATGTGGAGCACGCGAGCGGCAGAGCGGAGGGGCGGCTCTGgaaggaaggcgaaaacGACACAGAGCAAGACACcgaggagactgcgagaCCGCCAGCAACCATCCTGCACgtccctgcgtcgccggagAGGGCAACGACTCGAGAGCGTGCGAGTCCGCACACAGGGGCCCGCGGGTGTTCCCCCCCGACTGGAAGGTCGGCGGGCAAAGAGGCGATGAGGAGACTCCACAACCAAATCGTCCAGGAGGCAAAATGCCGAGACCTTAGCAAATTGAAACAGCTCCAGAGTGCACTCCGAATCCGACGATGGTGCGTGCAGGAAACTAGGTCTCGCGAGAGCCGGAAGCGAAAggcagggagggggggcagaCGAATGGAATTTGCAGCGTCCGCGACTTCAGGCGCTGCGATTGGGAGTCAAAACGGCGCGCAGAGGTGCTCCAGAGGATcgcagcgccgaggcagacacagaggccggcgacggagaagaagggcgtTCGGGCGGCGAGAAcagaagacagaggagactgtgaagcgagaggcaggcgaccaGCTGACTCAGCTCGACAGTCGAGACCGGAGGGAAGGACAAAATACACGAAAAGAGGGAATCTGCGGACGCAGATGGGCGATTGCAAACGCAGAAGTAGCGGAAGCTGCTCGAAGCTGCTGCGAACTGTGGCCCCAGGTGTCCGGAAACAAGCAGGCTGCGCGTCAAATCACCTGGAGCTGCAGTGTCggcctgcgtgtgtgcgcagcGAAAGACTCTCAGTTTGAACTCTCGTTTCTTTCTGTGGTTTTTTGA
- a CDS encoding putative protein phosphatase 2C (encoded by transcript BESB_012530), with product MAALTAVAAPAGGPKAVAFFAGARGALAGVSFATSLRLAAAPSFLPSPCALARQRAEFPKVQQTESGDCGDSFAAEQCASTECRGADGTRRHEGHCSARFHSNAADASSSERGVLGGTAKKQKHGRHTILRNRFGSALASALGLPSAGSAPSASQKVRQNKSIPFLSPDTRRLSTLPLAVTSFLSRSDAGGGRGECGSADGVCTPHARPRPRAPRATSHISLVTHLSSPPRPPGSASFASRPATSLSASASSTPAALAGNAALETRQGLQGPPRRFLSFDAHRVQIPHPSKREKGGEDASSCSESFLVVADGVGGWESSGIDAGLYARELVHRLRAIFDECAGQGASVAGPLGAPPSPAELASACYRPAAKAAGRKEADAQMTQGEAESPTSEGETCDSKASAGENEESQAAPDPVKLLKAAYLTTRSIGSSTCCLVLLDSLHRKVRAANLGDSGFLLYRPSEDRVVARSAFQCHDFNFPLQLGTGSSDMPEHAQVLELPVEEGDVLFLATDGVWDNLYDEQILDVLRKQRDVRQAAQELGDLAFKYSQNPHWASPFSTKEREVLGLTRRHLGGKPDDISIIVAQVTR from the exons ATGGCGGCGCtgaccgcggtcgcggctccAGCTGGCGGGCCCAAGGCGGTCGCGTTCTTTGCCGGGGCCCggggcgcgctggcgggtgtctccttcgcgacaagtctgcgcctcgctgcggcgccttctttccTGCCTAGTCCGTGCGCCTTAGCcaggcagcgagcggagTTTCCGAAGGTGCAACAGACTGAGTCCGGCGACTGCGGAGACAGTTTCGCGGCGGAGCAGTGCGCGTCCACCGAGTGCCGCGGAGCCGACGGCACGAGGAGGCACGAAGGCcactgcagcgcgcgcttTCACTCCAATGCCGCGGACGCTTCGTCTTCTGAAAGAGGAGTGCTAGGCGGAACTGCGAAGAAACAGAAACATGGACGACATACGATCCTCAGGAATCGGTTTGGCTCGGCTCTCGCGAGTGCGCTGGGGCTCCCCTCCGCTGGctcggcgccgtctgcgtcgcagAAGGTGAGGCAGAACAAATCTATCCCTTTCCTTTCGCCCGACACGCGTCGGCTGTCGACCTTGCCTCTCGCGGTGACCTCGTTTCTGTCGCGGTCGGatgcgggcggcgggcgcggcgagtgcgGGTCTGCAGacggtgtatgtacaccgcacgcgcgtccgcgaccccgggcgcctcgcgcgaccTCGCATATCTCACTGGTCACGCAtctgtcgtcgccgcctcgtccgccggGCTCGGCGTCTTTTGCCTCGCGCCCCGCCACCTCCCTCTCGGCGTCAGCTTCGTCAACCCCTGCAGCTCTCGCTGGAAATGCCGCGCTGGAGACTCGACAGGGCCTTCAGGGCCCGCCACGCCGATTCCTCTCCTTCGATGCTCACCGCGTGCAAATCCCGCACCCCTCCAAGCGGgagaagggaggcgaggatGCGTCGTCCTGCTCGGAAAG ctttctcgtcgtcgccgacggcgtGGGCGGCTGGGAGAGCTCCGGGATCGACGCAGGCCTGTACGCTCGCGAGCTCGTccatcgcctgcgcgcgatCTTCGACGAATGCGCCGGTCAGGGGGCCTCCGTCGCGGGtccgctcggcgcgccgccgtcgcccgccgagctcgcctccgcgtgctaccgccccgcggcgaaggcggctggACGCAAGGAGGCGGATGCGCAGATGACAcaaggcgaagcggagagccCGACGAGCGAGGGCGAAACGTGCGACAGCAAGGCAAGCGCAGGCGAAAACGAGGAGAGTCAGGCCGCGCCGGATCCCGTGAAGCTGCTCAAGGCGGCGTATCTCACGACGCGGTCAATCGGCTCCAGCACCTGCTGCCTCGTCTTGCTCGACAGCCTCCACCGCAAAGTCCGCGCGGCGAACCTCGGCGACTCCGGCTTCCTCCTCTATCG CCCCAGCGAGGACCGAGTCGTCGCCCGGAGCGCCTTCCAGTGCCACGATTTCAATTTCCCGCTGCAACTGGGGACAGGCAGCTCCGACATGCCCGAGCACGCGCAAGTGCTG GAGCTCCCGgtagaggagggcgacgtcCTCTTCCTTGCCACAGATG gcgtGTGGGACAACCTCTACGACGAACAGATCCTAGACGTGCTGCGCAAGCAGCGAGATGTGAGA CAAGCTGCACAGGAGCTTGGCGACCTGGCCTTCAAGTATTCGCAGAACCC GCACTGGGCGAGTCCCTTCTCCACGAAAGAGCGCGAAGTCTTGGGCTTGACTCGACGGCATCTCGGTGGAAAACCCGACGACATCTCCATCATCGTCGCGCAGGTCACGCGGTAG